One part of the Maridesulfovibrio zosterae DSM 11974 genome encodes these proteins:
- a CDS encoding MJ1477/TM1410 family putative glycoside hydrolase, giving the protein MKANTIIVLALLVIISACTSKASSLVDSQVDKQKIKVDFRKTSPLNKITSWAYLLQNPSVAQLAESPYDLIVTDYSKDGSDQKRITQSEISVLHKFSKTVLCYFSIGEAEEYRFYWKKEWKNNPPHFLGIENPDWAANYKVKYWREDWWEICLQPYLDSILEAGFDGVYLDIVDAYWFWHEQGMEVQNTADDMVKLIKRIADYCRKSAGKNFIICPQNGLGVFESCSPEYKDIYFKTINMVGLESLLFNIHSESDRDYRLTLCKKLTDAGKIVLDVEYIDKIKYVDYLDKIEKLNFPLIPYASAPDAALNKLTDFYKYRK; this is encoded by the coding sequence ATGAAAGCAAATACAATTATCGTTCTAGCATTGCTTGTAATAATTTCAGCATGCACATCTAAAGCATCTTCATTGGTAGACTCACAAGTAGATAAACAAAAAATAAAAGTTGATTTCAGAAAAACTTCTCCCCTTAATAAAATTACAAGCTGGGCATATCTTTTACAAAACCCATCAGTTGCCCAACTTGCTGAGTCTCCCTATGACCTTATCGTAACCGATTACTCCAAAGATGGATCCGACCAAAAAAGGATTACTCAATCAGAAATATCCGTTCTACATAAATTCAGCAAAACGGTACTCTGTTATTTCTCAATCGGCGAAGCTGAAGAATATAGATTTTATTGGAAAAAAGAGTGGAAAAATAACCCGCCTCATTTTCTAGGCATAGAAAATCCAGACTGGGCAGCAAACTACAAAGTAAAATACTGGCGTGAAGATTGGTGGGAAATATGCTTACAGCCTTATCTTGACAGTATCCTTGAAGCAGGTTTTGATGGTGTTTATCTCGACATCGTTGATGCATACTGGTTTTGGCACGAACAAGGGATGGAGGTTCAAAACACTGCCGATGACATGGTGAAACTCATCAAAAGAATTGCTGACTACTGTCGCAAGAGTGCTGGTAAAAACTTTATAATCTGCCCGCAAAATGGACTTGGTGTTTTTGAATCATGTTCACCAGAATATAAGGATATATATTTCAAAACAATAAATATGGTTGGACTTGAAAGCCTGCTCTTCAACATTCACAGTGAAAGTGATCGTGATTACCGCCTGACTCTCTGCAAAAAACTTACGGATGCAGGAAAAATAGTTCTGGACGTAGAGTATATTGATAAAATTAAATATGTTGACTATCTCGATAAAATTGAAAAGTTGAACTTTCCACTTATTCCCTACGCATCAGCTCCGGACGCAGCACTTAATAAACTGACTGATTTTTATAAATATCGTAAATAA
- a CDS encoding GNA1162 family protein: MKKFSFMGVFLIMILAGCSGTYMKDYVQPNGIASEARFVAVLPLVNLTTTPNAGRIVSELLSTELYSSTKFKLMESTDMLKRVRGDEDDLDFVMDDVVAQKMGNKLGVDTVIYGSVSEYQYKRGVNQSPTVGINLRMIDVSSGKVLWASSSSQSGGCFFGCTESLNSVAQDVLSKMVAAMSAVPAQ; encoded by the coding sequence GTGAAAAAATTTTCATTTATGGGTGTTTTTTTAATTATGATTTTGGCTGGGTGCTCCGGTACATATATGAAGGATTACGTCCAGCCGAATGGTATTGCAAGTGAAGCACGTTTTGTTGCTGTTTTACCTTTGGTAAATCTTACCACTACACCTAATGCCGGACGTATCGTCAGTGAGTTGCTTTCAACTGAACTTTATTCATCCACTAAGTTTAAACTCATGGAATCAACCGATATGCTTAAGCGTGTTCGGGGTGATGAAGATGATCTTGATTTTGTAATGGATGATGTTGTTGCACAGAAAATGGGTAATAAGCTTGGCGTTGATACTGTTATCTATGGTTCTGTTTCCGAATACCAGTACAAGCGTGGTGTGAACCAGAGTCCTACAGTTGGAATAAATTTGAGAATGATCGATGTTTCTTCCGGTAAAGTCCTTTGGGCTTCATCTTCATCACAAAGTGGAGGTTGCTTTTTCGGATGTACAGAATCTCTCAACAGTGTGGCACAGGATGTCTTGTCGAAGATGGTCGCAGCAATGTCAGCTGTTCCTGCGCAGTAG
- a CDS encoding endo alpha-1,4 polygalactosaminidase: MYRISQQCGTGCLVEDGRSNVSCSCAVVALLAVITFTLFGYRIALGKNPNQVSAWACYYGDKDRTAQLTGFDLLISDPRGQNPDPLRAGGVKVLVYVSLGEITENSPYYGEAKKLGLLVRHNKNWNSWVVDVRRPEWQALLLNHIIPDALSNGYDGLFFDTLDSPIDMQRRDPDKYKGTERSCVELVKDIRKKYPELLLCQNRGFEIIRRTAPYLDYLLIEGLSSNMHLSSGVRSDVSDSDREFLIAKAFVAIEKNPKLVVLSLDYSPIDDVDAINRAYDFSRKQGFVPYVSTPDLNEVYVHEINP; encoded by the coding sequence ATGTACAGAATCTCTCAACAGTGTGGCACAGGATGTCTTGTCGAAGATGGTCGCAGCAATGTCAGCTGTTCCTGCGCAGTAGTTGCGCTTCTGGCCGTGATTACTTTTACTTTGTTCGGATACAGGATTGCACTGGGTAAGAATCCTAATCAGGTTTCAGCTTGGGCGTGCTATTACGGTGATAAGGATAGGACAGCACAGCTGACTGGTTTTGACCTCCTTATTTCTGATCCAAGGGGTCAAAACCCGGACCCTTTACGTGCTGGCGGAGTAAAAGTTCTCGTATACGTCAGTCTTGGAGAAATTACGGAGAATAGCCCTTATTATGGAGAAGCAAAGAAGCTAGGATTACTGGTTCGTCATAATAAGAACTGGAATTCTTGGGTAGTTGATGTGCGTCGTCCCGAGTGGCAGGCATTACTGTTAAACCACATTATTCCTGATGCCCTGTCTAACGGATATGATGGTCTTTTTTTTGATACTTTGGATTCTCCTATTGATATGCAACGGCGTGACCCTGATAAATATAAAGGGACTGAGCGGAGTTGTGTCGAGTTAGTTAAAGATATTCGAAAAAAATATCCTGAATTATTGCTATGCCAAAATAGAGGGTTCGAGATTATTCGTCGCACCGCACCGTATCTCGATTATCTTTTGATTGAAGGTCTTAGTAGCAACATGCATTTATCGAGTGGTGTTCGAAGCGATGTATCAGACTCTGATCGTGAGTTCTTGATTGCAAAAGCTTTCGTGGCAATTGAGAAAAATCCTAAACTTGTTGTGTTGAGCCTTGATTATTCACCAATAGATGATGTGGATGCTATTAACAGGGCTTATGATTTTTCTCGAAAACAAGGATTTGTACCTTATGTCAGTACGCCGGATCTTAATGAAGTTTATGTTCACGAGATTAATCCCTAA
- a CDS encoding polysaccharide deacetylase family protein has protein sequence MFTRLIPNLLIFLFITVLAFPAAAAPVKRKVLVLYVSDGAFPARENFFMEGFALPLNYLGFMYQLIDFNDFDYPDSTEMEKYEAILTSFPDDKMAEPEKFLKWLAEQQKSGKKIIIIGSLGAYTNLENEVVDSALIKEIYSNLGFSWQGNATNDRMKLKYAAIDNKWMNFERKLPVFPYYYAQVVPVSNATSTWVAVSENGKTANGSVVATGPGGGFAFNGYIRWQDPVNYLKQWYLNPFEFLRQSLGLQGMPAFTPTTLNGLRVAFAHIDGDGFAGYTEVDKNKNCGEIIMERIFARYDFPNSASVIAGEIDPDVRGSIDNVELARTLFDMKNVEPSSHTYTHPFAWNAKLRDSKEYDQDFIVGQYEKTGYKFNAKYEIVDSCNYISESLAPAEKPCRVLFWSGMCDPTSEQVAIADNAGLLNLNGGDSVMDSRRNSYFGVSPLYLALGQYNQIFTGQANENILTNLWTGPFFGFRNIVETMKRTESPRRVMPIDIYFHFYSGEKFSSLQALEDVYEWVMNQDTARVYASSYIKMVRGFLTGVINKNDPDHYTFNGYGDCLSVRINSLNKVPDLESCRNVIGYDILPDGVYIHLKPDTKQAELVLTGDNGANSKYIYIKKASGWVRDLTHTANGVRFVFECFSKGKIVFGGVNPDHKYRIIRPDHAATEVGSNGQGILTLRDITSGPVEIVKI, from the coding sequence ATGTTCACGAGATTAATCCCTAATCTGTTAATTTTTTTGTTCATTACTGTGCTGGCTTTTCCAGCTGCCGCTGCACCCGTAAAGCGCAAGGTTTTAGTCTTGTATGTCAGCGATGGAGCTTTTCCTGCCCGTGAGAATTTTTTCATGGAAGGCTTTGCTCTGCCGTTAAATTATCTGGGCTTTATGTATCAACTTATAGATTTTAACGATTTTGATTATCCTGACTCAACGGAGATGGAAAAATACGAGGCAATCTTAACTTCTTTTCCAGATGATAAAATGGCTGAGCCTGAAAAATTTCTCAAATGGCTTGCTGAACAACAAAAGTCAGGAAAAAAAATTATTATAATAGGTAGTCTGGGAGCATACACAAATTTAGAAAATGAAGTTGTTGATTCTGCTTTGATTAAAGAAATCTATTCTAATCTAGGGTTTTCATGGCAGGGAAATGCTACAAATGACCGTATGAAATTGAAGTATGCTGCAATTGATAATAAGTGGATGAATTTTGAGAGAAAGTTACCTGTTTTTCCTTATTACTATGCGCAAGTAGTTCCTGTAAGTAACGCCACCAGCACTTGGGTTGCTGTAAGTGAGAATGGAAAGACTGCCAACGGCTCAGTTGTAGCAACTGGTCCCGGAGGAGGATTTGCTTTTAACGGATATATACGTTGGCAGGACCCTGTAAATTATCTGAAGCAATGGTATCTTAACCCGTTTGAATTTTTAAGACAGTCGCTTGGTCTGCAGGGCATGCCTGCTTTTACACCTACTACGTTAAATGGATTGCGTGTTGCTTTTGCCCATATCGATGGCGACGGTTTTGCCGGATATACTGAGGTTGATAAGAATAAAAATTGTGGAGAAATCATTATGGAGCGCATTTTTGCGCGATATGATTTCCCTAATTCTGCATCTGTTATTGCCGGTGAAATTGACCCTGATGTGCGTGGAAGCATTGATAATGTAGAGCTTGCCCGCACTCTTTTCGATATGAAAAATGTAGAACCTTCCTCTCATACCTATACACATCCTTTTGCATGGAATGCCAAACTTCGAGATTCTAAGGAATATGATCAGGATTTTATTGTCGGCCAGTATGAAAAAACTGGATATAAATTTAATGCAAAATACGAGATAGTCGATTCCTGCAATTATATTTCTGAAAGTCTGGCTCCTGCGGAAAAACCATGCAGGGTGCTTTTCTGGTCAGGAATGTGTGATCCCACTTCTGAGCAAGTGGCAATTGCTGATAATGCAGGTCTCCTAAATCTTAATGGCGGGGATTCTGTTATGGATTCTCGCCGTAATTCCTATTTTGGAGTGTCTCCTCTTTATCTTGCTCTTGGGCAGTACAATCAGATTTTTACAGGTCAAGCCAATGAAAATATTTTAACTAATCTTTGGACCGGCCCTTTTTTCGGTTTTAGAAATATTGTCGAAACTATGAAACGAACTGAATCTCCGCGGCGTGTTATGCCTATAGATATTTATTTCCATTTTTATAGCGGGGAAAAATTTTCATCTCTTCAGGCTTTGGAAGATGTTTATGAGTGGGTAATGAATCAGGATACGGCAAGGGTTTATGCTTCATCCTACATTAAAATGGTGCGTGGATTTTTGACTGGCGTAATCAATAAAAATGATCCTGATCATTATACATTTAATGGTTATGGTGACTGTCTTTCTGTTAGAATTAATAGTTTGAATAAAGTGCCTGATCTTGAGAGCTGCAGGAATGTAATTGGCTATGATATTCTGCCTGATGGCGTTTATATCCATCTTAAACCCGATACAAAACAAGCTGAATTGGTTTTAACAGGTGATAACGGTGCAAATAGCAAGTATATTTATATTAAAAAAGCTTCAGGTTGGGTGCGAGATTTAACGCATACAGCTAACGGTGTGCGATTTGTTTTTGAATGTTTCAGCAAGGGAAAGATCGTATTTGGAGGAGTTAATCCAGATCACAAATATAGAATTATCAGGCCTGATCACGCTGCTACTGAAGTAGGTAGTAACGGCCAAGGTATTTTAACTCTTAGAGATATAACTTCCGGGCCTGTGGAGATTGTCAAAATTTGA
- a CDS encoding tetratricopeptide repeat protein: MNIKIWRVLFFVLIIVGSTVLIYPFPRDMVPLYLKNGDIQKASEILTRLLEEDPDDLELLSLGADVYTYRGLPRKAIASLERLLKHKPDNKEALDKLVLLYEWDVMPQEAMQTWERIANIRVKESNPLQKLVMYYRYFGMLPEEVAAIIRLNKLQGEKSFISLFLTELRKTVDLLAVEHEQDPQNQHLSYLIRQIFVVGEQFRNALEQKDKINQIEYVTYVLENFVAMGRSADGYNYALRMDEENGKSIVNRLRLATVLGWFQQYETALAILNDLEKIVPDNVVLAKETVELARSAGRLDLAEAALEKLVTLEPDNEEHHANLGQIYMETGNHRKAVTMFRKLAAKFNNWVKYAHDMLRAALYSSDKQLMAEVISNTADVNISDSEYLRTKADVLLSLDRPLEAYPVLKSITESNGATVIDYERLVDAAIASKEKKLVTDTIDIALKFSPGNVKLMRKAGEAWLASGDPAKAYEFYRQVASKEVQETDILNMILAASDTQNLKLTREAARYAEKLAPKNIKILAQAGEVMLWLNAPKDAYAYYKKAALLSGGNLDYVMKLIQTASYTGDKTIFKDAAETAEKLRPYDEQVAMLVAAVWDAAGDSAKARNLLAAFASVGSKNLDMLLNWAEFADRAGLSEEAYRIYEQLYGLDYKRKKVRKELARLAGWTDRPQIAAKYWGEMSDEKPHNFSLAVQAAKGFSDSAEYKKAVVYYERARSLSPDDIELKLELAKTYGFADMNAQRIKLFNELYEAGHLPESYRIELARAFIDEKKPEAALDILEPYARLDKLPRFEGFLLAIALQQAGRGSEASAIYKRLGKEYSTDGVFLARLGAEALFNNFNSDAYSLFEAALKVNKDNHTALKGIAILLGEREQYNRAISKFRSYLRLVPDDADARYQLAEIYRLLGREANADREFRRAERIIKRRDRNDTLKANAKLTK; encoded by the coding sequence TTGAATATTAAGATTTGGCGGGTACTCTTTTTTGTACTCATCATAGTCGGTAGTACCGTACTTATATATCCCTTTCCAAGGGATATGGTTCCTCTGTATTTAAAAAATGGTGATATTCAAAAAGCTTCTGAAATTTTAACACGGCTGCTTGAAGAAGATCCTGATGATCTGGAACTTTTGAGTCTTGGTGCAGATGTATACACGTATCGAGGTTTACCGCGTAAGGCTATTGCTAGTCTTGAACGTTTGCTTAAGCACAAACCTGATAATAAAGAGGCTCTTGATAAGCTTGTACTGCTTTATGAATGGGATGTTATGCCTCAAGAAGCTATGCAAACATGGGAAAGGATTGCAAACATAAGGGTGAAAGAGTCTAACCCTCTTCAAAAGTTGGTCATGTACTATCGCTATTTTGGCATGTTGCCTGAGGAAGTAGCTGCAATTATCCGATTGAACAAGTTGCAGGGGGAAAAAAGTTTTATAAGTTTATTTTTGACTGAGTTACGTAAAACAGTAGATCTACTTGCAGTTGAGCATGAACAAGATCCTCAAAATCAGCACCTTAGTTACTTGATTCGGCAGATCTTTGTAGTAGGTGAGCAGTTTCGCAATGCTCTTGAACAGAAAGATAAAATTAATCAGATTGAATATGTAACTTATGTTTTGGAAAATTTTGTTGCAATGGGGCGCTCTGCAGATGGTTACAATTATGCGCTGCGTATGGACGAAGAAAATGGCAAATCTATTGTAAACCGTTTGAGGCTTGCAACTGTATTGGGATGGTTTCAGCAGTATGAGACTGCGTTGGCAATTCTTAATGATCTTGAAAAAATTGTTCCAGATAACGTTGTCCTTGCAAAAGAGACAGTTGAATTGGCTCGTTCAGCCGGCCGTCTTGATTTGGCCGAAGCGGCTTTGGAGAAATTGGTTACACTTGAACCTGATAATGAGGAACATCATGCCAATCTAGGACAGATTTATATGGAGACCGGGAATCATCGTAAAGCGGTCACCATGTTTAGAAAGCTGGCCGCAAAGTTTAATAACTGGGTGAAATATGCACACGATATGTTGCGTGCAGCTTTGTACAGCTCTGATAAGCAGCTTATGGCAGAAGTCATTTCAAATACTGCTGATGTTAATATTTCCGATTCTGAGTATCTGCGTACCAAGGCCGATGTTCTATTAAGTCTGGATCGGCCTCTTGAAGCCTACCCTGTTTTGAAAAGTATCACGGAAAGTAACGGTGCCACTGTAATAGATTACGAGAGGCTGGTCGATGCAGCCATTGCTTCAAAAGAGAAGAAATTGGTTACTGATACTATTGATATTGCACTTAAATTTAGTCCCGGAAACGTAAAATTGATGCGTAAGGCTGGCGAGGCATGGTTGGCTTCTGGGGACCCTGCTAAAGCGTATGAATTTTATCGTCAAGTTGCTAGCAAAGAAGTGCAGGAAACTGATATACTAAATATGATTCTTGCTGCTTCAGATACACAAAATTTAAAATTGACGCGTGAGGCAGCAAGATATGCAGAGAAGCTTGCACCAAAAAATATCAAGATTTTAGCACAGGCCGGAGAAGTGATGCTTTGGCTTAATGCTCCTAAAGACGCTTATGCATATTATAAAAAAGCGGCACTTCTTAGTGGTGGAAATCTGGATTATGTGATGAAGCTTATTCAAACTGCTTCGTATACCGGAGATAAGACTATCTTTAAAGATGCTGCAGAAACTGCCGAGAAATTAAGGCCTTATGATGAACAGGTCGCGATGCTCGTCGCGGCAGTTTGGGATGCCGCAGGGGATAGTGCCAAGGCTCGTAACTTACTTGCCGCCTTTGCCAGTGTTGGAAGTAAAAATCTTGATATGCTTTTAAATTGGGCTGAATTTGCAGATAGAGCCGGTTTAAGTGAAGAGGCTTATCGTATCTACGAGCAGCTTTATGGCTTAGACTACAAAAGGAAAAAGGTTCGTAAAGAATTAGCGCGGCTTGCAGGATGGACAGACAGACCGCAGATAGCTGCTAAATACTGGGGTGAAATGTCAGATGAAAAACCACATAATTTCAGCCTGGCTGTTCAAGCAGCAAAGGGATTTTCCGATTCAGCTGAGTATAAAAAGGCAGTTGTATATTATGAACGGGCCAGATCTCTTAGTCCTGATGATATTGAGTTAAAACTTGAACTGGCAAAAACATATGGCTTTGCAGATATGAATGCTCAGCGAATTAAGCTTTTCAATGAACTTTATGAAGCAGGACATCTACCTGAATCTTATCGTATTGAACTTGCAAGAGCATTTATTGATGAGAAGAAGCCTGAAGCTGCTCTAGATATTCTTGAACCTTATGCCCGGTTGGATAAACTGCCTCGTTTTGAGGGGTTTTTGCTGGCCATAGCATTGCAGCAGGCAGGACGTGGATCTGAGGCTTCAGCTATTTATAAGAGGCTTGGAAAAGAGTATAGTACCGATGGTGTCTTTCTGGCTCGGCTTGGTGCGGAAGCTCTTTTTAATAATTTTAATAGCGATGCCTATTCTTTGTTTGAGGCTGCACTTAAAGTTAACAAAGACAATCATACCGCTCTAAAGGGTATTGCTATTCTACTTGGTGAGCGTGAGCAGTATAACAGAGCTATTTCTAAGTTCAGATCTTATCTTAGATTGGTTCCAGATGATGCTGATGCCCGGTATCAGTTGGCAGAAATATATCGTCTTTTGGGGCGTGAAGCGAATGCTGACAGGGAGTTCAGGCGTGCTGAACGCATTATTAAGAGAAGAGATCGAAATGATACTCTCAAAGCTAATGCTAAACTTACTAAATAG
- a CDS encoding SPOR domain-containing protein, producing the protein MKRISAFILLALTFVLTLSVLNPEHLFAQGQNTAPVDKGEIVWTVRVSSFLKADNAWDFMSYLEGLGYSPTLIRLFDSKGRLWRVVQTGDYPTKSQANVAAQLFKKRVGLDSQVKYISLALLKERKAISRNTPLPENPVEVVNRPVSTGTGSGVKTKLDSDPLLGSSEDFFYELDQKDVLRAISKRQRDVILARIMIRRGYVDKGLKLYVKLLKLYPDDFDLREEYIGALLDNEDFERAAALLNSWLEDDPISSRALRELARLKILTGDYNQQQATLGYLLRLRPGDTDSISESAYGRAQGGDWLGAITSFSELIDKEPDNVDARMSLEGLLMQRRPRLAFEPSVYLQANDTITTTMATRFSMQLDKLTRGEIYYGNTQIYRPAGDGIEKVDKDVNQVSFLFKRDLSRTFTGVFGFGAYDGTASGISAALGFDWRVHDSGVLSAIVDYNNPWLDEPSAANYEGRYNQFSMTYDGFYDDTWGLFLNGQIRQYVVNSDRLYGTKGIFNFILTRRLLVDPDIFVSYSYYRSHFKYDDENYIPFDIVQNESIHTLSTSFSKSLCDTVFIEGSGGVRADEFKTSLSYFGGPSLRLKLGRFEFDTGYEYSSDSGLAGGGETQLIRGGLSYVF; encoded by the coding sequence TTGAAAAGAATATCTGCTTTTATACTTCTCGCACTGACTTTCGTGCTCACTTTGTCAGTCTTAAATCCTGAGCATTTATTTGCACAGGGGCAGAATACTGCACCTGTTGATAAAGGCGAAATCGTATGGACTGTGCGTGTAAGTTCATTTCTCAAAGCTGATAATGCATGGGATTTCATGTCTTATCTTGAGGGGCTTGGATATTCTCCTACTTTAATTAGATTATTTGATTCAAAAGGGCGTTTGTGGAGAGTTGTACAGACTGGAGACTATCCTACCAAAAGCCAAGCCAATGTAGCCGCACAGTTGTTTAAAAAAAGAGTAGGTCTCGATTCTCAGGTTAAATATATTTCGTTAGCATTGCTGAAAGAGAGAAAGGCTATATCTCGCAATACACCATTGCCGGAAAATCCTGTTGAAGTGGTCAATCGTCCAGTGTCTACGGGAACAGGGAGTGGGGTAAAAACAAAACTAGATTCAGATCCACTTCTTGGTAGTTCTGAGGATTTTTTTTATGAACTAGATCAGAAAGATGTACTTCGTGCAATTTCTAAAAGGCAACGTGATGTTATTTTGGCCAGGATCATGATCCGCAGGGGCTATGTTGATAAGGGATTAAAACTTTATGTAAAGCTGCTGAAATTATATCCTGATGATTTTGATCTCCGCGAAGAATATATCGGTGCTCTGCTTGATAACGAGGATTTTGAAAGGGCTGCCGCCTTGCTTAATTCATGGCTTGAAGATGATCCAATCTCTTCCAGGGCATTAAGAGAGCTGGCCCGTTTAAAAATTTTAACGGGAGATTATAACCAGCAACAGGCTACGCTTGGATATTTGTTGCGCTTAAGACCCGGTGATACTGATTCTATTTCTGAAAGTGCGTACGGAAGAGCTCAGGGTGGTGACTGGCTTGGCGCGATAACCAGTTTTTCAGAGCTTATCGACAAGGAACCGGATAATGTTGATGCCCGCATGTCACTTGAGGGACTGCTTATGCAGCGTAGGCCGCGTTTAGCTTTTGAACCCAGTGTTTATTTGCAGGCCAATGATACCATAACCACCACTATGGCAACTAGATTCTCCATGCAGCTTGATAAGTTAACACGGGGCGAAATTTATTACGGAAATACTCAGATTTATCGTCCAGCTGGTGATGGCATCGAAAAAGTAGATAAGGATGTCAATCAAGTTTCTTTTCTGTTCAAACGTGACCTTTCCAGAACATTTACCGGAGTGTTTGGCTTTGGCGCATATGATGGCACTGCTTCGGGCATATCTGCTGCTCTTGGATTTGATTGGCGGGTGCATGATTCCGGTGTCTTATCTGCAATAGTTGATTATAATAATCCATGGCTTGATGAGCCTTCTGCTGCAAATTATGAAGGGCGATATAACCAATTTTCAATGACTTATGATGGCTTCTATGATGATACATGGGGACTTTTCCTGAACGGGCAGATTCGTCAATACGTTGTTAACAGTGACAGACTTTACGGAACAAAAGGTATTTTCAATTTTATTCTGACCCGTAGACTTTTGGTTGATCCTGATATTTTTGTCTCGTATTCGTACTACCGTTCTCATTTCAAGTATGATGATGAGAACTATATCCCGTTCGACATAGTACAAAATGAAAGTATTCATACACTTAGTACAAGTTTCAGTAAGTCTTTGTGCGACACAGTATTTATTGAAGGATCAGGCGGAGTGCGGGCAGACGAGTTTAAGACCAGTTTAAGTTATTTTGGAGGACCTTCACTTCGTTTGAAACTTGGCCGGTTTGAATTTGATACGGGCTATGAATACAGCAGTGATTCCGGTTTGGCCGGGGGCGGTGAAACCCAGTTAATTCGTGGAGGTTTAAGCTATGTATTTTAG
- a CDS encoding GAF domain-containing protein, whose protein sequence is MFKLHAAAKRKNLSKYYEVLLGLMGLTVVNLIFFRADPGFLNIAPHPYWIVILLTAVRYGFGGGLFAGSFSAVVFLVFKAVSIPELSVADVKSLAMWGKPVLFFIVGVVIGEMRQLQINEYNLVCENRDAFKDAFDKIKIKFDVLSEAKQEIDTRIISQESTLGTLYEAAQGLRTLSIDSIYPAVLEILREFMDVDDCSIYLLEGSDFKLDTAIRHGKGYLPDVVPLGEGLMSVAAGQKKAVSIRDIASTQDMPGGVLISAPILADNQRHVVGVLNVEKMPFLKFTSDSVRVAGLVADWCGSSVENATVFAETKGKLIADDIIDAYTYEYFKRRLKEEFLRARRYELDLSLILLEFPGLSNASDEGREEVLMAFSMILKNQIREIDILFISEKPGSFFLILPTTSPAGARVVVNNLLNSFKALSVMAFETDQNLVELRAGVSGYTIGMEDPMDMVKAVEEDVVSVLFAE, encoded by the coding sequence ATGTTTAAGCTTCATGCTGCAGCAAAAAGGAAAAATCTTTCGAAATATTATGAGGTTCTGCTTGGACTTATGGGTCTGACAGTTGTGAATCTGATTTTTTTTCGTGCTGATCCTGGTTTTCTAAATATTGCGCCGCATCCTTACTGGATTGTTATTTTACTTACGGCCGTACGTTATGGATTTGGCGGAGGCTTGTTTGCCGGTTCTTTTTCCGCAGTAGTTTTTCTTGTTTTCAAAGCTGTTTCTATACCTGAATTATCCGTGGCTGATGTTAAATCACTTGCAATGTGGGGGAAGCCGGTACTTTTTTTTATAGTAGGAGTTGTTATCGGCGAAATGCGCCAGTTACAAATAAATGAGTATAATCTTGTCTGTGAAAATCGTGATGCTTTTAAGGACGCTTTCGATAAAATTAAAATCAAATTTGATGTATTAAGTGAGGCAAAGCAGGAAATAGATACCAGAATTATTTCACAGGAAAGCACTCTCGGAACATTATATGAAGCAGCACAGGGTCTTAGAACCCTTAGCATAGACAGTATTTATCCGGCTGTTCTTGAGATTTTGCGTGAGTTTATGGATGTAGATGATTGCTCAATTTATCTTCTCGAAGGGTCAGATTTTAAGCTGGATACCGCAATAAGACATGGGAAAGGCTACCTCCCGGATGTAGTGCCTCTTGGTGAAGGACTTATGAGTGTTGCTGCCGGTCAGAAAAAAGCTGTTTCAATCAGAGACATCGCCAGTACACAGGATATGCCTGGCGGGGTGCTTATTTCAGCTCCTATTCTGGCTGATAATCAGCGACATGTGGTAGGCGTTCTTAATGTTGAGAAAATGCCATTTCTCAAGTTTACAAGTGATTCAGTTCGTGTTGCCGGACTTGTGGCGGACTGGTGTGGCAGCAGTGTTGAGAATGCAACTGTTTTTGCCGAGACCAAAGGAAAGCTTATAGCAGATGATATTATTGATGCTTATACGTACGAATATTTTAAGAGACGGCTTAAAGAAGAATTTCTACGCGCACGTCGTTACGAACTTGATCTTTCATTAATACTGCTTGAGTTTCCGGGGCTTTCTAATGCTTCTGATGAGGGGCGTGAGGAAGTGCTGATGGCGTTCAGCATGATTCTCAAGAATCAGATAAGAGAGATAGATATCCTTTTTATAAGTGAAAAACCGGGATCATTTTTCTTGATACTGCCGACCACTTCGCCCGCAGGGGCGCGGGTTGTCGTTAACAACCTGCTTAATTCTTTTAAAGCGCTCAGCGTTATGGCTTTTGAAACCGACCAGAATCTTGTGGAACTTCGAGCTGGTGTATCTGGTTATACCATAGGCATGGAAGATCCAATGGATATGGTTAAAGCTGTTGAAGAGGATGTCGTAAGTGTACTTTTTGCGGAGTAG